A region of Arabidopsis thaliana chromosome 5, partial sequence DNA encodes the following proteins:
- a CDS encoding Pectinacetylesterase family protein (Pectinacetylesterase family protein; FUNCTIONS IN: carboxylesterase activity; INVOLVED IN: biological_process unknown; LOCATED IN: plant-type cell wall; EXPRESSED IN: 22 plant structures; EXPRESSED DURING: 13 growth stages; CONTAINS InterPro DOMAIN/s: Pectinacetylesterase (InterPro:IPR004963); BEST Arabidopsis thaliana protein match is: Pectinacetylesterase family protein (TAIR:AT3G62060.1); Has 35333 Blast hits to 34131 proteins in 2444 species: Archae - 798; Bacteria - 22429; Metazoa - 974; Fungi - 991; Plants - 531; Viruses - 0; Other Eukaryotes - 9610 (source: NCBI BLink).) has protein sequence MKTTTRLLDLTAAMVLVVYVSFSPPLVSGEPGRRVSMTLVRDAAALGAFCLDGSLPAYHLDRGFGAGSNNWILQFEGGGWCNDIASCVERAKTRRGSTRYMSKTVVFTGVLSNNASQNPDFYNWNKVRLRYCDGASFAGDSQFGNGTSLLYFRGQRIWNAIILDLLPKGLAKAHKALLTGCSAGGLSTFLHCDNFTSYLPKNASVKCMSDAGFFLDAIDVAANRTMRSFYSQLVSLQGIQKNLDPSCTHAFFPEPSLCFFPQYVLRFIKTPFFILNSAYDVFQFHHGLVPPSADQTGRWNRCKLNVTACNPHQLDALQGFRKDMLGALMNFFRNSTRGGMFINSCFDHCQSALEETWLSPTSPRINNKTIAETVGDWYFGRGEEAKEIGCPYPCDKTCHNLIPASTSDFLASNASGSGHNSRGTHLTFLFLLLNFFFFFVISKFSKKDYVT, from the exons ATGAAGACGACGACTCGGCTCCTCGATCTAACAGCGGctatggttctagttgtctACGTGTCTTTCTCTCCTCCGCTTGTTTCCGGCGAACCAGGGCGGCGTGTTAGCATGACACTGGTTCGAGACGCCGCTGCTCTCGGTGCTT TTTGCTTGGACGGAAGCTTACCGGCGTATCATTTAGACAGAGGGTTTGGTGCTGGATCAAACAATTGGATTTTGCAGTTTGAg GGAGGAGGATGGTGCAATGATATAGCATCATGTGTGGAAAGAGCCAAGACCCGTCGAGGCTCGACACGTTATATGAGCAAGACCGTCGTCTTCACTGGAGTCTTGAGCAATAACGCCTCTCAAAATCCAG ATTTTTACAACTGGAACAAAGTCAGGCTAAGGTATTGCGACGGAGCTTCATTTGCGGGAGATTCACAATTTGGCAACGGG ACGTCATTGCTTTATTTCAGAGGACAACGAATATGGAATGCCATTATTCTTGACCTTCTCCCCAAAGGTTTAGCAAAAGCCCACAAG GCTCTTCTAACCGGTTGTTCAGCTGGTGGTTTGTCTACATTTTTGCATTGTGACAATTTCACGAGCTATTTACCCAAAAACGCAAGCGTTAAGTGCATGAGCGATGCTGGATTCTTTCTTGACGC AATCGATGTAGCAGCAAACCGGACAATGAGATCTTTTTACTCACAGCTTGTGTCTCTACAG gGTATACAAAAAAACCTCGATCCAAGTTGCACACACGCATTTTTCCCCGAACCATCTCTG TGTTTTTTCCCGCAATACGTATTGCGATTTATCAAAACGCCATTTTTCATCTTAAATTCAGCCTACGATGTATTTCAG TTCCATCATGGACTGGTTCCACCTTCTGCTGATCAAACCGGACGTTGGAACCGTTGTAAGCTTAATGTGACGGCATGTAATCCACACCAACTCGATGCACTACAag ggTTTAGGAAAGATATGTTGGGAGCTTTAATGAATTTCTTCAGAAATTCTACGAGAGGAGGAATGTTTATAAACTCATGCTTTGATCATTGTCAAAGTGCTTTAGAGGAGACTTGGCTCTCTCCCACATCACCAAGAATCAACAATAAG ACAATTGCTGAGACGGTCGGAGATTGGTATTTTgggagaggagaagaagcgaAAGAAATTGGTTGTCCATATCCATGTGATAAAACATGTCATAATCTCATTCCAGCTTCTACTTCAGATTTTTTG GCTTCTAATGCTTCAGGTTCAGGCCATAACTCTCGCGGTACACActtgacttttctttttcttcttcttaactttttcttcttctttgtaattagtaaatttagtaaaaaagaTTATGTTACGTAG
- a CDS encoding Pectinacetylesterase family protein — protein MKTTTRLLDLTAAMVLVVYVSFSPPLVSGEPGRRVSMTLVRDAAALGAFCLDGSLPAYHLDRGFGAGSNNWILQFEGGGWCNDIASCVERAKTRRGSTRYMSKTVVFTGVLSNNASQNPDFYNWNKVRLRYCDGASFAGDSQFGNGTSLLYFRGQRIWNAIILDLLPKGLAKAHKALLTGCSAGGLSTFLHCDNFTSYLPKNASVKCMSDAGFFLDAIDVAANRTMRSFYSQLVSLQGIQKNLDPSCTHAFFPEPSLCFFPQYVLRFIKTPFFILNSAYDVFQFHHGLVPPSADQTGRWNRCKLNVTACNPHQLDALQGFRKDMLGALMNFFRNSTRGGMFINSCFDHCQSALEETWLSPTSPRINNKTIAETVGDWYFGRGEEAKEIGCPYPCDKTCHNLIPASTSDFLVNLDI, from the exons ATGAAGACGACGACTCGGCTCCTCGATCTAACAGCGGctatggttctagttgtctACGTGTCTTTCTCTCCTCCGCTTGTTTCCGGCGAACCAGGGCGGCGTGTTAGCATGACACTGGTTCGAGACGCCGCTGCTCTCGGTGCTT TTTGCTTGGACGGAAGCTTACCGGCGTATCATTTAGACAGAGGGTTTGGTGCTGGATCAAACAATTGGATTTTGCAGTTTGAg GGAGGAGGATGGTGCAATGATATAGCATCATGTGTGGAAAGAGCCAAGACCCGTCGAGGCTCGACACGTTATATGAGCAAGACCGTCGTCTTCACTGGAGTCTTGAGCAATAACGCCTCTCAAAATCCAG ATTTTTACAACTGGAACAAAGTCAGGCTAAGGTATTGCGACGGAGCTTCATTTGCGGGAGATTCACAATTTGGCAACGGG ACGTCATTGCTTTATTTCAGAGGACAACGAATATGGAATGCCATTATTCTTGACCTTCTCCCCAAAGGTTTAGCAAAAGCCCACAAG GCTCTTCTAACCGGTTGTTCAGCTGGTGGTTTGTCTACATTTTTGCATTGTGACAATTTCACGAGCTATTTACCCAAAAACGCAAGCGTTAAGTGCATGAGCGATGCTGGATTCTTTCTTGACGC AATCGATGTAGCAGCAAACCGGACAATGAGATCTTTTTACTCACAGCTTGTGTCTCTACAG gGTATACAAAAAAACCTCGATCCAAGTTGCACACACGCATTTTTCCCCGAACCATCTCTG TGTTTTTTCCCGCAATACGTATTGCGATTTATCAAAACGCCATTTTTCATCTTAAATTCAGCCTACGATGTATTTCAG TTCCATCATGGACTGGTTCCACCTTCTGCTGATCAAACCGGACGTTGGAACCGTTGTAAGCTTAATGTGACGGCATGTAATCCACACCAACTCGATGCACTACAag ggTTTAGGAAAGATATGTTGGGAGCTTTAATGAATTTCTTCAGAAATTCTACGAGAGGAGGAATGTTTATAAACTCATGCTTTGATCATTGTCAAAGTGCTTTAGAGGAGACTTGGCTCTCTCCCACATCACCAAGAATCAACAATAAG ACAATTGCTGAGACGGTCGGAGATTGGTATTTTgggagaggagaagaagcgaAAGAAATTGGTTGTCCATATCCATGTGATAAAACATGTCATAATCTCATTCCAGCTTCTACTTCAGATTTTTTGGTAAATCTAGATATttaa
- a CDS encoding GPI-anchored adhesin-like protein (LOCATED IN: mitochondrion, chloroplast thylakoid membrane, chloroplast, plastid, chloroplast envelope; EXPRESSED IN: 24 plant structures; EXPRESSED DURING: 14 growth stages; CONTAINS InterPro DOMAIN/s: S-layer homology domain (InterPro:IPR001119); BEST Arabidopsis thaliana protein match is: unknown protein (TAIR:AT5G52410.2); Has 1807 Blast hits to 1807 proteins in 277 species: Archae - 0; Bacteria - 0; Metazoa - 736; Fungi - 347; Plants - 385; Viruses - 0; Other Eukaryotes - 339 (source: NCBI BLink).) — protein sequence MASATATWTPTSLQLRLALSSGVRRKSPAVYLRPSRLARKSGYGIVCVSQKPEVDAWTGSDSSKSSADNLAGWDDSDNDDKKSSRVKKKSLIEGVVGAGVAGIILFLGLSYAAASFSKRTKKQEMHSLTSQQESMIQSSDEISSDEIKVANSEESNLKDEDKSIESNDVAQKSDEGSGEDKLLGKETSSFDGVMTDEADATESIPQNTPEADLMVNAETDPETAESEKIISESKSLLDSSTEPILLDAESSNLVGVENTNSEDPESLLNTEPTNVSDLENHVNSQKEDSLSSLSGIDAYAASGTVTELPEVSSQLDSTSKPQIVPLNDTETAFATAEELSEVNGTPEYFETSDWSSISDIDTTKELESSKSPVPESTDGSKDELNIYSQDELDDNRMLLEIPSGGSAFSSAGIPAPFMSVIVNPGKILVPVAADQIQCQAFAALQVLKVIETDTQPSDLCTRREYARWLISASSALSRNTTSKVYPAMYIENVTELAFDDITPEDPDFSSIQGLAEAGLIASKLSNRDLLDDVEGTFLFSPESLLSRQDLISWKMALEKRQLPEADKKMLYKLSGFIDIDKINPDAWPSIIADLSTGEQGIAALAFGCTRLFQPHKPVTKGQAAIALSSGEASDIVSEELARIEAESMAEKAVSAHNALVAEVEKDVNASFEKELSMEREKIEAVEKMAELAKVELEQLREKREEENLALVKERAAVESEMEVLSRLRRDAEEKLEDLMSNKAEITFEKERVFNLRKEAEEESQRISKLQYELEVERKALSMARSWAEEEAKKAREQGRALEEARKRWETNGLRVVVDKDLQETSSRETEQSIVLNEMERSSVEETERRAKTLMDKLKEMAGTVSGKSREVIFTVMEKIRLWITVLKEYAVNLGKRAGEMRDAAIVRAKGAAADVEQGTVQVSDKVKKMAEECRDGVGKISQRFKT from the exons ATGGCTTCTGCGACCGCCACGTGGACACCTACCTCCCTCCAGCTTCGTCTCGCTTTGAGCTCCGGCGTGCGTCGGAAATCTCCCGCCGTTTACTTACGACCATCGCGATTGGCTAGGAAATCGGGTTATGGAATTGTCTGTGTTTCGCAGAAGCCTGAAGTTGATGCGTGGACCGGATCGGATTCGTCAAAGTCGTCGGCTGATAATTTGGCTGGGTGGGATGATTCCGATAACGATGACAAGAAGTCTTCCAGagttaagaagaagagtttgattgAAG GTGTAGTTGGGGCTGGAGTGGCTggaatcattttgtttcttgggcTAAGCTATGCAGCAGCATCTTTTAGCAAGC gaacaaaaaaacaggAAATGCATTCGTTGACTTCTCAGCAGGAAAGCATGATTCAATCATCTGATGAAATTTCTAGTGATGAGATTAAGGTAGCTAACAGTGAGGAAAGCAATCTTAAGGACGAGGATAAGAGTATAGAAAGCAATGATGTAGCTCAGAAAAGTGATGAAGGGTCTGGCGAAGATAAACTACTTGGTAAGGAGACATCGTCATTTGATGGTGTCATGACTGATGAAGCGGATGCCACTGAAAGTATCCCCCAAAATACTCCTGAAGCAGATTTGATGGTCAATGCGGAAACTGATCCTGAGACAGCAGAAAGTGAGAAAATAATATCTGAATCTAAGTCTCTGTTAGACTCATCCACTGAGCCTATTCTTCTAGATGCAGAAAGTAGTAATCTTGTGGGCGTGGAAAATACAAATTCTGAAGATCCAGAGAGTCTCCTGAACACTGAACCAACCAATGTGTCTGATTTAGAAAATCATGTTAACAGTCAGAAGGAAGATTCCTTATCTTCTTTATCAGGCATCGATGCTTATGCAGCCTCGGGGACTGTAACTGAGCTTCCTGAGGTTTCTTCACAATTGGATTCGACTTCAAAACCTCAGATTGTGCCACTAAATGACACGGAAACAGCATTTGCCACTGCTGAAGAGCTTTCTGAGGTTAACGGAACACCGGAGTACTTCGAAACCTCAGATTGGTCATCAATATCAGACATAGATACAACGAAAGAActtgaatcttcaaaatctcCTGTGCCAGAATCAACAGATGGGTCAAAAGATGAACTAAACATATATAGTCAAGATGAGCTTGACGACAACAGAATGCTTTTGGAAATACCCAGTGGTGGAAGTGCATTTTCTTCTGCTGGAATTCCTGCACCTTTTATGTCTGTTATAGTTAATCCTGGGAAGATTCTTGTCCCCGTAGCTGCGGATCAGATCCAGTGTCAAGCATTTGCAGCTCTGCAAGTTCTGAAg GTCATTGAAACTGATACACAACCTAGTGATCTATGTACTCGCAGAGAATATGCCAGGTGGCTGATTTCTGCCAGCAGCGCGTTATCAAG AAACACAACCTCAAAAGTGTATCCTGCTATGTATATTGAGAATGTTACTGAGCTTGCTTTTGATGATATTACTCCCGAAGACCCTGATTTTTCTTCCATTCAAG GGTTGGCAGAAGCAGGACTTATCGCGAGCAAGCTTTCTAACCGTGATTTACTTGACGATGTTGAGGGCACATTCTTATTTTCCCCTGAAAG CCTTCTTTCACGCCAGGATCTGATAAGCTGGAAAATGGCCTTGGAGAAACGACAACTTCCAGAAGCTGATAAAAAG ATGCTGTATAAACTCTCGGGCTTCATTGACATCGATAAGATAAACCCAGATGCATGGCCTTCCATCATTGCAGATTTATCTACTGGGGAACAAGGAATCGCTGCCCTTGCATTTG GTTGTACAAGATTGTTTCAGCCTCATAAACCAGTCACTAAAGGGCAAGCTGCCATTGCTCTTTCAAGTGGTGAGGCATCTGACATTGTCAGTGAGGAATTGGCACGTATCGAAGCAGAATCCATGGCTGAAAAAGCTGTGTCTGCGCATAACGCCCTCGTTGCAGAGGTCGAAAAGGATGTCAATGCCAGTTTCGAGAAGGAGCTTTCCATGGAACGAGAAAAGATTGAAGCAGTCGAGAAAATGGCGGAACTGGCGAAAGTGGAGTTGGAGCAGCTGagggagaagagagaggaagagaatctGGCGTTGGTTAAAGAACGAGCTGCGGTTGAGTCAGAAATGGAGGTCCTCTCACGGTTAAGACGTGATGCGGAAGAGAAGCTGGAGGATTTGATGAGTAACAAGGCAGAGATAACctttgagaaagagagggtTTTCAATCTTCGAAAAGAGGCTGAAGAAGAGAGCCAGCGGATTTCAAAGTTGCAGTATGAATTGGAAGTTGAACGAAAAGCCTTGTCCATGGCCAG ATCGTGGGCCGAGGAGGAAGCAAAGAAAGCTAGAGAACAAGGGAGGGCCTTAGAAGAAGCTAGAAAGCGATGGGAAACAAATGGACTGAGAGTTGTTGTTGACAAAGACCTTCAAGAGACGAGCAGCAGAGAGACAGAACAAAGCATAGTACTAAACGAGATGGAGAGATCCTCAGTTGAAGAAACTGAGAGGAGAGCCAAAACCCTGATGGATAAGCTGAAGGAGATGGCTGGAACCGTGAGTGGAAAGTCCCGGGAAGTGATCTTCACTGTGATGGAGAAAATACGTTTATGGATTACAGTTTTGAAGGAATATGCAGTGAATTTAGGGAAGCGAGCTGGGGAAATGAGAGATGCAGCCATTGTGAGGGCAAAAGGAGCAGCAGCAGATGTTGAGCAAGGGACAGTTCAGGTGAGCGATAAGGTGAAGAAAATGGCTGAGGAGTGTAGAGATGGAGTTGGGAAGATCTCTCAGAGGTTCAAGACCTAA
- the CPSF100 gene encoding cleavage and polyadenylation specificity factor 100 (cleavage and polyadenylation specificity factor 100 (CPSF100); FUNCTIONS IN: protein binding, DNA binding; INVOLVED IN: mRNA cleavage, mRNA polyadenylation, posttranscriptional gene silencing by RNA, embryo development ending in seed dormancy; LOCATED IN: mRNA cleavage and polyadenylation specificity factor complex, nucleus; EXPRESSED IN: 24 plant structures; EXPRESSED DURING: 13 growth stages; CONTAINS InterPro DOMAIN/s: Beta-Casp domain (InterPro:IPR022712), RNA-metabolising metallo-beta-lactamase (InterPro:IPR011108), Beta-lactamase-like (InterPro:IPR001279); BEST Arabidopsis thaliana protein match is: cleavage and polyadenylation specificity factor 73-I (TAIR:AT1G61010.3); Has 1807 Blast hits to 1807 proteins in 277 species: Archae - 0; Bacteria - 0; Metazoa - 736; Fungi - 347; Plants - 385; Viruses - 0; Other Eukaryotes - 339 (source: NCBI BLink).): MGTSVQVTPLCGVYNENPLSYLVSIDGFNFLIDCGWNDLFDTSLLEPLSRVASTIDAVLLSHPDTLHIGALPYAMKQLGLSAPVYATEPVHRLGLLTMYDQFLSRKQVSDFDLFTLDDIDSAFQNVIRLTYSQNYHLSGKGEGIVIAPHVAGHMLGGSIWRITKDGEDVIYAVDYNHRKERHLNGTVLQSFVRPAVLITDAYHALYTNQTARQQRDKEFLDTISKHLEVGGNVLLPVDTAGRVLELLLILEQHWSQRGFSFPIYFLTYVSSSTIDYVKSFLEWMSDSISKSFETSRDNAFLLRHVTLLINKTDLDNAPPGPKVVLASMASLEAGFAREIFVEWANDPRNLVLFTETGQFGTLARMLQSAPPPKFVKVTMSKRVPLAGEELIAYEEEQNRLKREEALRASLVKEEETKASHGSDDNSSEPMIIDTKTTHDVIGSHGPAYKDILIDGFVPPSSSVAPMFPYYDNTSEWDDFGEIINPDDYVIKDEDMDRGAMHNGGDVDGRLDEATASLMLDTRPSKVMSNELIVTVSCSLVKMDYEGRSDGRSIKSMIAHVSPLKLVLVHAIAEATEHLKQHCLNNICPHVYAPQIEETVDVTSDLCAYKVQLSEKLMSNVIFKKLGDSEVAWVDSEVGKTERDMRSLLPMPGAASPHKPVLVGDLKIADFKQFLSSKGVQVEFAGGGALRCGEYVTLRKVGPTGQKGGASGPQQILIEGPLCEDYYKIRDYLYSQFYLL; the protein is encoded by the exons ATGGGTACTTCGGTGCAAGTGACTCCTCTCTGCGGAGTTTACAACGAGAATCCTCTCTCCTACTTAGTCTCCATTGATGGTTTCAACTTCCTCATCGACTGTGGTTGGAACGATCTCTTCGACACATCGCTCCTCGAACCTCTCTCCAG GGTTGCTTCTACTATAGATGCAGTTTTGCTTTCTCATCCAGATACACTTCACATTGGTGCTCTTCCTTATGCTATGAAGCAGCTTGGACTCTCCGCTCCTGTTTATGCTACTGAGCCTGTTCATAGATTAGGTCTCCTTACAATGTATGATCAGTTTTTGTCCAGGAAG CAAGTATCCGACTTTGATCTGTTTACACTGGATGACATAGATTCTGCTTTCCAGAATGTGATCAGATTGACTTACTCTCAAAATTACCATCTTTCTG GAAAGGGAGAGGGTATTGTAATTGCTCCTCATGTTGCTGGACACATGCTGGGAGGTAGCATCTGGAGGATAACAAAGGATGGGGAGGATGTTATATATGCTGTTGACTACAATCATCGGAAAGAAAG GCATTTGAATGGAACTGTTTTACAGTCTTTTGTTCGGCCTGCTGTTCTGATAACCGATGCATATCATGCTCTTTATACCAATCAAACCGCAAGACAGCAAAGGGACAAAGAATTTCTAG ATACCATTTCAAAACATCTTGAAGTTGGAGGAAATGTTCTATTGCCAGTAGACACTGCGGGTCGTGTCCTGGAACTTCTCTTGATACTTGAACAG CATTGGTCACAAAGAGGTTTCAGCTTTCCCATTTATTTTCTCACGTACGTGTCATCTAGCACAATTGACTATGTTAAGAGTTTCCTCGAGTGGATGAGTGACTCCATTTCAAAGTCCTTTGAGACTTCACGTGATAATGCCTTTCTATTGAG GCATGTCACTCTGTTGATAAACAAGACTGATCTGGATAATGCTCCACCTGGTCCAAAG GTTGTTCTTGCTTCCATGGCTAGTCTCGAAGCCGGTTTTGCTCGAGAGATATTCGTGGAGTGGGCAAATGATCCCAGAAATTTAGTCCTCTTTACTGAAACAGGCCAG TTTGGCACTTTAGCTCGTATGCTTCAGTCAGCCCCACCTCCAAAATTTGTTAAAGTCACCATGTCTAAGAGGGTTCCTTTGGCTGGGGAAGAGTTAATTGCATATGAGGAAGAGCAAAACAGACTGAAAAGGGAAGAAGCTTTGCGAGCTAGCCTCGTTAAAGAGGAGGAAACAAAAGCTTCCCATGGATCCGATGATAATTCAAGTGAACCTATGATCATAGATACCAAGACTACTCACGATG TTATTGGTTCTCACGGGCCTGCATATAAAGATATATTGATTGATGGATTTGTTCCCCCATCCAGCAGCGTAGCTCCAATGTTCCCATATTATGATAACACATCTGAATGGGACGACTTTGGGGAGATTATTAATCCAGATGACTATGTGATCAAGGATGAAGACATGGACCGAGGAGCAATGCAT AACGGAGGTGATGTGGACGGAAGGCTTGATGAGGCAACTGCTAGTCTCATGCTTGATACAAGACCTTCGAAAGTCATGTCCAATGAGCTCATT GTGACTGTTAGTTGTTCACTTGTTAAAATGGACTATGAAGGTCGGTCAGATGGCCGCTCAATCAAGTCAATGATTGCGCATGTTTCTCCTTTAAAACTT GTTTTGGTGCACGCGATAGCTGAGGCTACAGAGCATTTGAAGCAACACTGCTTGAACAACATCTGTCCACACGTGTATGCTCCTCAAATAGAGGAAACGGTCGATGTGACTTCTGATTTATGTGCTTACAAG GTCCAACTTTCTGAAAAGCTGATGAGCAATGTGATCTTCAAGAAG CTGGGAGATTCAGAAGTAGCTTGGGTGGATTCCGAAGTAGGGAAGACAGAGAGGGACATGAGGTCTCTACTACCGATGCCAGGTGCTGCTTCGCCACACAAACCTGTTCTAGTAGGTGATCTGAAAATCGCAGACTTCAAGCAGTTTCTGTCGAGCAAGGGTGTTCAGGTAGAATTTGCAGGTGGAGGAGCTTTACGTTGTGGTGAATATGTCACTCTACGAAAGGTTGGACCGACGGGTCAAAAG GGAGGAGCATCGGGTCCACAGCAAATTCTGATAGAAGGACCGTTGTGTGAAGACTATTACAAAATCAGGGATTATCTCTATTCTCAGTTCTACCTCCTCTGA